The Pelosinus sp. IPA-1 genome contains a region encoding:
- a CDS encoding transporter yields the protein MDVKLKLAYVFMDLILPLVLGYLFRRKKYLSEVNCNKMIVFNILVLSTALSILSFWTLPLKLELMWLPLFGILLSIIPGTTAFLISSNKYDNGLEKGSYLVSAILSNIGTLGGLCAYIIFGEAAFAYTQIVGLFQGLVLFLFCFPMAQYYKMKSNPTGDNKKLTFGSMFFNRNQLPVVGLVFGILLCLGGVPRPVFLGAVFDPLVHLCAWTALIPAGYSIEFSGMKQYYGTTLDLLPIKFIITPVLGYLLARELFTDPALLGTILIIASVPTGINAIVTARLYGLNLHVSGAAFVVTTAVFLVIVYPILFFWITTNNVGMIH from the coding sequence ATGGATGTAAAGTTAAAGTTAGCATATGTTTTTATGGATCTAATACTACCCCTAGTATTAGGTTATCTATTTCGCCGCAAAAAGTATCTAAGCGAAGTAAATTGTAATAAGATGATTGTATTCAATATTCTAGTATTGTCCACTGCTCTGTCCATTCTTAGTTTTTGGACTTTGCCTTTGAAGTTGGAATTAATGTGGCTGCCTCTCTTTGGAATCTTACTTAGTATCATTCCTGGTACCACTGCCTTTTTAATATCAAGTAATAAATATGATAATGGGCTAGAGAAGGGGAGTTACTTAGTATCTGCTATTCTTTCTAATATTGGTACACTAGGTGGACTTTGTGCTTATATTATTTTCGGGGAAGCGGCATTTGCCTATACGCAGATTGTAGGCTTATTTCAAGGATTGGTATTATTCTTATTTTGTTTTCCCATGGCACAATATTATAAAATGAAAAGCAATCCCACAGGTGACAATAAAAAACTTACCTTTGGATCTATGTTTTTTAACCGCAACCAGTTACCAGTTGTGGGGTTAGTTTTTGGTATATTGCTATGCTTAGGCGGCGTTCCTCGTCCCGTATTCTTAGGTGCGGTATTTGATCCATTAGTTCATCTTTGCGCCTGGACGGCTCTAATTCCAGCAGGGTATTCCATTGAATTTTCAGGGATGAAACAGTATTATGGTACTACGCTTGATCTGCTTCCGATAAAGTTTATTATTACGCCAGTGCTAGGCTATTTACTAGCAAGAGAACTTTTCACCGATCCGGCATTGCTTGGTACTATATTGATTATCGCTAGTGTACCTACTGGAATTAATGCGATTGTAACTGCTAGGCTCTATGGATTGAATCTACATGTGTCTGGTGCAGCCTTTGTAGTAACGACTGCCGTTTTTCTAGTAATTGTATATCCGATCCTATTTTTTTGGATTACAACAAATAACGTAGGTATGATTCATTGA
- the htpG gene encoding molecular chaperone HtpG yields MSQAAKTKQTMEFQAETKQLLDLMIHSIYTNKEIFLRELISNASDAIDKIRFESLTNHDLLEGDSNFEIFLVPDEATHTLTISDNGIGMTYDEVVENIGTIAKSGTKSFLQKLKEKETATDNELIGQFGVGFYSAFMVSDKVTLITRAPGQAKGVKWESSGDGTYTIEEVDKEKRGTTISITLNEEFRSAGGSKDNFLNRHTIEELIKKYSDYIRYPIKMNFIKEEKPKDEDGKEIEDAPATQAVEIRTLNSMTPLWTRSKNEISAEEYHTFYKNLFHDWEDPLELIHSKAEGTVEYTSLLFIPSRAPFDLYTQKTTSGIRLYSKQVFIMDNCQDLLPEYLRFVKGLVDSSDFSLNISRELLQHSKQLKLIGKNLEKSVLKTLENLLSKDRPKYETFWKEFGKAIKVGAYTDFQSRDKLKDLLLFASSHATEELTTLDDYTKRMAENQKVIYYATGKDRASVERLPQMELLREKGIEVLYLYDQVDEFTIDALQEYKEKKFQSISRGELNLDDIDSPEAKKDTEAILKENESLIKAIKEQLKGKIADVKISNRLKSSAVCLVSDDNGISLSMEQILSEMNNTMYKASRILELNPNHDVFHVLKDLHEATPDSEAFKDYCDLLYVQAMLIEGLLPEDPISFANKVSNLMARKGN; encoded by the coding sequence ATGAGCCAAGCAGCAAAAACGAAACAAACTATGGAATTTCAAGCGGAAACTAAGCAATTATTAGATTTGATGATTCACTCTATTTATACAAATAAGGAAATCTTTTTAAGAGAACTTATCTCTAATGCCTCCGATGCTATCGATAAAATTCGCTTCGAATCTTTGACAAATCATGATTTACTCGAAGGAGACTCAAATTTTGAAATTTTCCTTGTTCCCGATGAAGCGACGCATACTCTAACTATATCAGATAATGGTATTGGTATGACCTATGATGAAGTCGTCGAAAATATTGGGACCATTGCCAAATCAGGAACCAAATCCTTCCTGCAAAAATTAAAAGAGAAGGAAACAGCTACTGACAATGAATTAATTGGCCAATTTGGCGTAGGTTTTTACTCTGCCTTTATGGTTTCCGATAAAGTAACCCTAATCACTCGTGCCCCTGGACAAGCAAAAGGCGTCAAGTGGGAGTCTAGCGGAGATGGAACCTATACGATTGAAGAAGTGGATAAGGAAAAACGAGGTACTACCATTAGTATCACCCTTAATGAAGAGTTTCGTTCTGCTGGCGGTTCCAAAGACAATTTCCTAAACCGTCATACCATCGAAGAATTAATAAAAAAATACTCGGATTACATCCGCTACCCAATAAAAATGAACTTCATTAAAGAAGAAAAACCAAAAGATGAAGATGGCAAGGAAATCGAAGATGCGCCAGCAACCCAAGCAGTAGAGATTCGTACCTTGAACTCAATGACTCCTTTATGGACCCGCAGTAAGAACGAAATTTCGGCAGAAGAATATCATACCTTTTACAAAAATCTCTTCCATGACTGGGAAGATCCACTAGAACTGATTCATTCCAAAGCAGAAGGAACAGTCGAGTACACAAGCTTACTCTTTATCCCTTCCCGTGCGCCTTTTGATTTGTACACCCAAAAAACTACCTCTGGAATTCGCCTCTATTCAAAACAGGTCTTCATTATGGACAACTGCCAGGATCTGCTCCCAGAATATTTGCGTTTCGTTAAAGGCTTAGTGGATTCCTCCGACTTCTCCCTTAACATCTCTAGGGAGCTGTTGCAACACAGTAAGCAATTAAAGCTAATTGGCAAAAATCTAGAAAAAAGCGTATTAAAAACCTTAGAAAATTTACTCTCCAAAGATCGTCCTAAATACGAAACCTTCTGGAAGGAATTTGGTAAGGCTATTAAAGTGGGAGCCTACACAGATTTCCAAAGCCGCGATAAATTAAAAGATTTATTACTCTTCGCGTCTTCCCATGCAACTGAAGAATTGACTACTTTAGATGACTATACGAAACGTATGGCGGAAAACCAAAAAGTCATTTATTATGCGACAGGTAAAGATCGAGCTTCTGTAGAACGGTTGCCACAAATGGAACTTTTGAGAGAAAAAGGGATTGAAGTTCTCTACCTATACGATCAGGTTGATGAATTTACAATCGATGCATTACAAGAGTATAAAGAGAAAAAGTTCCAATCCATTAGCCGTGGGGAATTAAACTTGGATGATATCGACTCTCCTGAAGCTAAAAAAGATACGGAAGCCATTTTAAAAGAAAATGAATCTCTAATTAAGGCCATCAAAGAGCAATTAAAAGGCAAAATAGCGGATGTGAAGATTAGTAATCGTCTAAAATCCAGTGCTGTCTGCCTAGTTAGTGATGATAATGGCATCAGTCTTTCCATGGAGCAAATCTTGTCAGAAATGAATAATACCATGTACAAGGCTAGCAGAATCCTAGAATTAAATCCAAATCACGATGTATTTCATGTCTTAAAGGATTTACATGAAGCTACTCCTGATTCAGAAGCCTTCAAAGATTATTGTGACCTATTGTATGTGCAAGCAATGCTAATTGAAGGTCTACTTCCAGAAGACCCTATCAGCTTTGCAAACAAAGTATCCAACTTAATGGCACGAAAAGGTAATTAG
- a CDS encoding pyridoxamine 5'-phosphate oxidase family protein yields the protein MNKVIQFLTDNPTFYLATVDGDAPRVRPFGFVMNYKDKMYFCTSNQKNVYKQLKANPQFEVSTTSKTGEWLRLRGKAVFDTNKETKQAALDSAPFLSSMYSVDDPNFEVFYIENAEAKFYNRTGISETINF from the coding sequence ATGAATAAAGTGATTCAATTTCTAACTGACAACCCAACATTCTACCTTGCCACGGTTGATGGTGATGCCCCAAGAGTACGGCCCTTCGGATTTGTTATGAACTATAAAGATAAGATGTATTTTTGTACTAGCAATCAAAAAAATGTATACAAGCAGCTAAAAGCAAATCCTCAATTTGAAGTGTCTACAACTTCTAAAACAGGGGAATGGTTACGTCTAAGAGGGAAAGCTGTTTTTGATACAAATAAGGAAACGAAACAAGCCGCATTGGACTCTGCCCCTTTTCTGAGTAGCATGTATAGTGTTGATGATCCAAATTTTGAAGTGTTTTATATTGAAAATGCAGAGGCCAAATTTTACAATAGGACGGGTATTTCTGAAACGATCAACTTTTAA
- a CDS encoding nucleoside recognition domain-containing protein, protein MNATIKPMMTLEEICIEAEKIRLNHENLGDQIVSDIYANTEAIARPAITKQISVNRSWDSKLDDILTSRLFGYPIMLLLLSTIFWITITGANVPSEIIGDALFAFQDQLLVWFEIAGAPAWLTGVLVLGMYRGLAWVVAVMLPPMAIFFPLFTLLEDLGYLPRVAFNLDNIFKKCHACGKQILTMCMGFGCNAAGVISCRIIDSPRERLIAVLTNNFVPCNGRFPTLIAIATIFMGGIFISELETVVASLVVTSLVMLGVLVTFAVSWALSHTILKGEASSLVLELPPYRKPQFGPIFYRSLIDRTVFVLKRAIIMAAPAGAITWLLANIYIGELSIVGHLAAWLQPLGYAVGLDGFILLAFILGLPANEIVIPILLMCYLSSGQMMEFESLEELRNILIHNNWTWLTAVCTMLFCLLHWPCTTTLLSAYKETGSKKWALLTFIIPTTIAFSVCFLVAQTARLLNLV, encoded by the coding sequence ATGAATGCTACAATTAAACCTATGATGACTTTAGAAGAAATATGCATTGAAGCGGAAAAAATCCGCCTCAATCATGAGAATTTAGGCGATCAAATTGTTTCTGACATTTATGCCAACACCGAGGCGATAGCTAGGCCGGCGATTACAAAACAAATTTCTGTAAATCGCAGTTGGGATAGTAAGCTAGACGATATTTTAACCTCACGACTATTCGGGTATCCAATTATGCTGCTATTACTTAGTACCATCTTTTGGATCACAATAACCGGAGCAAATGTTCCTTCAGAGATAATTGGAGATGCACTTTTTGCTTTTCAAGATCAATTGTTAGTTTGGTTCGAAATTGCTGGAGCGCCAGCTTGGTTAACTGGTGTGCTCGTTCTTGGTATGTATCGAGGGCTAGCTTGGGTAGTGGCTGTTATGTTGCCACCTATGGCGATATTTTTCCCATTATTTACCCTCCTAGAAGATCTTGGTTACTTACCAAGAGTAGCTTTTAATTTAGATAATATTTTTAAAAAGTGTCATGCCTGCGGTAAACAAATTCTCACTATGTGTATGGGATTCGGCTGTAACGCCGCCGGAGTGATCTCCTGTCGTATTATCGACTCTCCAAGAGAACGTTTGATTGCTGTGTTAACCAATAATTTTGTGCCATGCAATGGACGCTTTCCTACGCTAATCGCTATCGCTACTATCTTCATGGGCGGCATATTTATTTCAGAACTAGAAACTGTAGTGGCTTCTCTCGTAGTTACGAGCTTGGTTATGCTTGGTGTTTTAGTAACTTTTGCTGTTTCTTGGGCATTATCCCACACAATATTAAAAGGGGAAGCATCTTCTTTAGTCTTAGAGCTTCCACCCTACCGCAAACCCCAATTCGGACCTATCTTTTATCGTTCTCTCATTGACCGCACTGTCTTTGTCTTAAAACGGGCCATCATAATGGCAGCCCCAGCAGGTGCCATCACCTGGCTGCTGGCAAATATCTACATAGGAGAACTAAGTATTGTTGGTCACCTAGCGGCTTGGCTGCAGCCTCTTGGTTATGCCGTAGGCCTTGATGGTTTTATCCTCTTAGCTTTTATCCTGGGCCTGCCTGCGAATGAAATTGTTATACCAATCCTTTTAATGTGTTATTTATCCTCGGGTCAGATGATGGAGTTTGAGAGCCTCGAAGAACTGCGAAATATTCTAATTCATAATAATTGGACTTGGCTTACGGCCGTTTGTACTATGTTGTTTTGCCTACTACATTGGCCTTGCACTACTACCCTTTTATCTGCTTACAAAGAAACAGGTAGTAAAAAATGGGCCCTTCTAACTTTCATAATTCCCACTACAATTGCATTTTCGGTATGCTTTTTAGTAGCCCAGACAGCACGACTACTTAACCTAGTATAA
- a CDS encoding FeoB small GTPase domain-containing protein — protein MNNSNRDEHHRFLHEHFGITTRLGQFTVALAGNPNVGKSTVFNALTGLHQHTGNWPGKTVDNAQGNFTYLDHSFLMVDLPGTYSILAHTVEEQVARDFICFGKPDATLVVLDATCLERNLNLALQVMEITSKVIVCVNLMDEATKKNININIPALQKELGVPVIATAARNGVGLDKLRQGLYEMSIGSCIGTPRQIKYSPAVENAIQQLLPNITRVIGPNLNPRWVALRLLDGDQAFIKSITSYLGLSLIYLQEAAV, from the coding sequence ATGAACAATTCTAATCGTGATGAGCACCATAGGTTTTTACATGAGCATTTCGGCATTACAACACGTCTAGGACAGTTTACCGTAGCCTTAGCTGGTAATCCGAATGTGGGAAAAAGTACTGTATTTAATGCACTAACAGGATTACACCAGCATACAGGTAACTGGCCTGGAAAAACAGTTGATAATGCCCAAGGTAATTTTACCTATCTTGACCACTCTTTTCTAATGGTAGATTTACCTGGTACTTATTCCATCTTGGCTCATACTGTCGAAGAACAAGTGGCTAGAGACTTTATTTGTTTTGGCAAACCAGATGCTACACTGGTAGTACTTGATGCAACTTGTCTTGAACGCAATCTCAATTTAGCTTTGCAAGTCATGGAGATAACGTCTAAAGTGATTGTTTGTGTCAATTTGATGGATGAAGCGACAAAAAAAAATATAAATATCAATATTCCGGCCTTACAAAAAGAATTGGGCGTGCCAGTTATCGCCACTGCCGCCCGAAATGGAGTAGGCCTTGACAAACTACGTCAAGGGTTATATGAAATGTCTATAGGCTCGTGCATAGGAACCCCTAGACAAATTAAGTATTCTCCTGCGGTAGAAAATGCAATTCAACAATTATTGCCAAATATTACAAGAGTAATAGGGCCTAATCTAAATCCTCGTTGGGTAGCACTACGCCTACTCGATGGCGACCAGGCTTTTATAAAAAGTATTACAAGCTACTTAGGTTTGAGTTTGATATATTTACAGGAGGCCGCAGTATGA
- a CDS encoding FeoA family protein, with translation MNTLSTTVPLSSLGIGSICQVVSLNLQGLLRRRILDLGMVPGTPVQCIRKSPSGDPIAYLVRDTLIALRSEDASQITVNLTNQY, from the coding sequence ATGAATACATTATCAACGACTGTTCCATTATCATCCTTAGGGATAGGATCTATTTGTCAAGTCGTATCCCTTAATTTGCAAGGCTTATTACGCCGCCGCATTCTTGATCTAGGTATGGTTCCTGGGACACCTGTGCAATGTATACGAAAAAGTCCATCAGGAGATCCAATAGCTTACTTAGTGAGAGATACTCTCATTGCTTTACGCAGTGAAGATGCTAGCCAAATTACTGTTAATCTCACCAACCAATATTAG
- a CDS encoding epoxyqueuosine reductase: protein MKEEIISQIINFVSTSELNKLPHTEKKIYNSPLIGFADVNNPIFEVYKQKIGSFHLTPKEWFRLEFEDSSLSNGTVICWILPFTESVLKSNSLEKELPSKEWAQARFYGEQFNDMLRDFVVNLVTEAGSRTVAPSLSSHWKRSYDDTIGIASTWSERHAAYAAGLGTFSLTDALITERGMAMRVGSVITELVLEPSQAAYKGVYDNCLYYNSNSCGACIRRCPAGAISKNGHNKDLCFDYTRKIVMPAVNEVYEVTTPSCGLCQTRVPCEKAIPKRPKAKSL from the coding sequence ATGAAAGAAGAGATTATCTCTCAAATCATTAATTTTGTCAGTACTTCCGAGTTGAATAAGTTGCCACATACGGAAAAAAAAATCTACAATTCTCCTCTAATTGGGTTTGCGGATGTCAACAATCCAATTTTTGAAGTCTATAAGCAGAAGATAGGGTCATTTCACTTGACACCGAAAGAATGGTTTAGGTTGGAATTTGAGGATAGTTCCTTGTCCAACGGAACCGTAATATGTTGGATCCTTCCTTTTACCGAAAGTGTCTTAAAAAGTAACTCCTTAGAAAAAGAACTTCCTTCAAAAGAGTGGGCTCAAGCTAGATTTTATGGTGAGCAGTTTAATGATATGTTAAGAGACTTTGTCGTCAATCTAGTCACTGAAGCGGGGAGTCGTACGGTTGCACCCTCATTGAGTTCACACTGGAAGCGAAGTTATGACGATACTATTGGAATTGCATCAACTTGGTCGGAAAGGCATGCTGCTTATGCCGCTGGCCTAGGAACATTTAGTCTAACCGATGCACTGATAACTGAACGTGGCATGGCGATGCGTGTTGGTAGTGTAATCACAGAGTTAGTTCTAGAGCCTTCTCAAGCTGCATACAAGGGAGTTTACGATAATTGCTTGTATTACAATTCCAATAGTTGTGGAGCTTGTATCCGTAGATGCCCAGCCGGAGCAATTTCAAAAAATGGGCACAATAAAGATTTATGCTTTGACTATACGCGCAAAATCGTAATGCCTGCAGTCAATGAAGTCTATGAGGTTACCACGCCCAGTTGTGGACTGTGCCAAACTAGGGTTCCTTGTGAAAAAGCAATTCCCAAAAGGCCCAAAGCAAAATCATTGTAA